DNA from Rhinatrema bivittatum chromosome 16, aRhiBiv1.1, whole genome shotgun sequence:
GAAATGAAGAGTCTTCCCTTTGGCTACAGGGAGAAGTAAAAAAATCACCATTCAAGGGAGTCTCGCCAAATATATTGTAAGTATCTGTCTATATAACTATGGTTACCTATCTTGCAATCTCCGGTCATTTCACATTTTGTAAACAGGTAAAAATATTCAGTGGAAGTGAGATGAGAATAAAGAAGATTTTGCAGATGACTGTGGCCATACCACTAAATATTAAATAGCATCCAAGGGAAATTGAAGACTTTGTTTTTAATAACGGGAGAGCAGAGTGGTGAATGGCAAAATATGAATAGACTTCTTGAGGGAAATGAACCGATACAAGGATTTGTAGAGATATTGATTCgggaaggatatatatatatttttaaattggcTACAGAGGGAAAACTAGTGATCAGAAATTTCAGGATCACTTTCTACAGCCTGCCCTGGGGGGTGGGAATGGGATAGAGAGATTAGCTACAAAACAAACTGGTCACATCTCATTTACCAACCAATCGCACCATGTTTTAAAGGTTAATTTAAAACTAAAGAAAGTACCTTATAAAACAGTAATCCAGCTCTTGGATGAAGTGTTCTCAGATGGACTAATGATAATGAATGTCTTGCTCGCACAGAAGGCTGAATATGACAGACTGAGTTTGTCTGGCTTCTTAAGTCCCTACTACAGAATATTAATGTAATTCTTTTCTGTTTGCATCTCCCTCATTTCATTCATTCTTGTGTCTCTTGTGTTTCTGTTTAGGAGTAATTTCATGAAGTGGAATAAATGGCAGTCAGGAATGAAAGTAGAGTCACACAATTCATCCTTCTAGGACTCTCCAGTGCTCCTGAGTTAGAGATAGTATTCTTTCTGATATTTCTAATTGTCTACCTGTTCACCATAACTGGGAATGTTCTCATCATGGTCACCATATATATGAACTCAAATCTGCACTCTCcaatgtacttcttcctcagccACCTGTCTTTTTTAGATTTATGCTTTTCAACTGTCACTGTCCCCAAATCCCTTGTAAACTTTGTTTCCCAGAGCAAAACCATCTCTCTCAACGATTGCATTGCTCAGTTGTTTTTCTTCCACTCCTTTGGAGGAGCTGAAGTCATTACCCTGACCTTAATGGCTTATGACCGCTATGTTGCCATCTGCAATCCTTTACGTTATACCACCATTATGAGCAGAAGAACCTGTCTCTATATGCTAATTCCTTCATGGGTAGGTGGTTTATTTCATGGCTTCATGCAGGCATTACCTACATTTCAGTTATCCTTCTGTGGTCCCAATGAGATAGATCATTTCTTCTGCGAACTGCGTCCCTTATCTCTCTTAGCTTGTACAAGTATCTTTTTCAGTGAAACCGTGTCCATGGCCAACAGTGGATCACTAGCCCTGGGTTGTTTCTTGGTGTTACTCATATCTTACATATATATCATCTCCACTATCTTAAAAATTCACTCGGCAGAGGGAAGGCGGAAAGCTTTTTCTACCTGTGCCTCCCACCTCCTGGTAGTCACTTTATTTTTTGGCCCCTGTCTCTACATTTACATGAGGCCTTTAGTGAcattttccactgataaaatGGTCTCTGTGTTTTACACAATCCTCACCCCTTTGTTAAATCCCATCATATACACCCTGAGAAATGAGGAGGTGAAAAAAGCCATGACGAGACTTAGAGGTACTAAAGTTTCTTTTCCAGAGAAGCACATAAACTAATTTCTTGTCTtgtgaaaaaaaccaaacacccaTCGTTTAAAACATCTTCTCTCACTGACTGATTAATGTCTGTTCTTGAATTCACAGTGTAATGTTCTGATGATTTTTTCCCCTCACTTACTTTATTCTTTATAGAATTTCCATTGAAAGCTGTAGTAGACCTATATCTTACAAGCTGTAGTAGACCTATATCTTACAAGATGCACCATAGATCCACAAATTctaatttatgcaaatatatgctTTCTAGATGATACCagttgaaatttcaaaggagacagtataatatagtaaaaaaaaaggacaggTTGGTTTGAAAGTAGCAATTGGAAGAGGTGTATTTTTTGTTATAGGAGGTGCATATTGTGTGCAAGATAGTAGGAATTCTGTATAATGACTTTATACTTGGCTATATATTTTTTCCCATGATGTGAAAGAATATGTTTGGTGAGGTAGAGAATGGTAGGGGTGGGTGTAAGAAAGAATGTTAGAAACTGTATGATAAATGGCACAGAGAAAAAGGGTTAGAGAGAACGTGAATGTGGAacaggtgtgtgtgcatgtggagagGGGGACAGATAAGAGAATGTGGGATATGTGTGGATATGATTGGAGCAAGGTTCTGAAGTgtaagtgaatgtgtgtgtgtgtgtgtgcatgtgtgtgtgtgtgtggatgaagAAGGCAGTGGCAGGAGGATTCCATcaggtatatatgtgtgtgtgtttgtgggaaagtgacaggagggtgagagaatatgtgtgcatgtgtctgtctgTATAGGGTGGGAGAAGGTCTGAGAGAATGAATGTCTCTATGGATATATACATGTCTATAGAGTGAATGTGGTTTTGATTTGTAGTGGGTAGAGGAGTAGAAGTCTCCAgactatgtgtgtgtatatgtgaatggaGGGTTTGACTAAGAGTCAGGTGAGTAAGTATAtatttgtgtgtttatgtgtagGTAGACAAGACAGCAATGCAGCCTATGTGCAAGGCAGGATTTAAGAATTTTCCATCCTTAGGCAGGACTGGAGAGTAGGAAGAGGGAGGGTAGAAAAGAGTACCATGGCCCTAAATCAAGTAGGAACAGGATCACATTTGGATCAGGTATTTGGCACCTTTCAAATCTGACAACCTAGGCAGTTGTCtaagcctaaatccaggcctttgtgtgtgtttgtgtgtttgtgtatttcatttatacatttaaaacattttgtatacCGCCTATACAAACAAAATGTGAACGAAGTGGTTTTCAGTTATATTCAAAGTAAAAGagaatgaaatacaataaaatagattttaaaagtttaaaagataCAAATCAGAGTAATACGGTACAAAAGTTCAAATTAGGGTGTAAATCAAAGAAGCAGAGAGATAGAGCTACATTGGAATTATGGCTGATTTCTCTTATTGAATGCAATGGATCATAGATGGGTTTTAAGGGCTTTTTTGAATTGTTTGGTGGTAGAAATAAGACAGATGGATTGGGGTAATGCATTCCACAAAGTGGGACCAGCCACAGAAAAAGCATGTTTACGTGTTAGGAGCAGTGCAGTTTTAGTGGTGGGCATTTCAAGTAAACATTTGTCCATTGAATGTAATTGCCATGATGGTTTGTAAAGTCTCAGGACAGAGCAGAGCCATACTCTAGATGGGCTGTAAATTAGGTTGTGAATTATAGTCaatattttgtattgaattcgAAAAtatattggtaaccagtgaaagTATTGTAGCATTGGAATGATATGTttgtaatgggggaggggggatgcaggTTAGTAAGCGAGCAGCGGTATTTTGAATGAATCGAAGATGGTGAATCAAAGAATTGGGAAGACCTAggaaaagagagttacagtagtctattccAGTTAATATGAGGGATTGTAAGATCATTTGAAAGttatctggaaaaaaataaaggttttagtttctttagtaaatgaagtttgtgtttgtgtgggtgagaaggGGGAGGATTGTTGAGGGTAAATTTGTTAGTGCATGATCATGTGTgtggagggtgtgtgtatgtgtttggggtGGCGTGAGGATATGTTTGGACTGTGTGTGTCAGTAGAGTGGGGCAGGAGAAATTTGAAGGGTAAGtgtttttatgtgtgtatgttaagGGAGTGGAGAAGTCTGCAGGGTGTATTGAGCAAGTGGAAAAGTCTAGatgaggtgtgtgtgtttgtgtttggtgATTTGGCAGAAGTATGGAGGGagtgcttgagtgtgtgtgtggtggttcAGCAGAAGGAGTgtagagacagtgtgtgtgtgtgcgtatgtgtgtgtgtgtgtgtgtttgtgtgtgtgcatttgggAGGAGTCTGTAGACAGCCTGTCAGCTTAGAACAAAAGACAATGGTAAAGAAATCAAGTGAAAATGCATCCTTTGAACAGTAGGTTTTATATGATTGTGGAGACCAACATGTTTGGAGTATAGGGAGATTTCtgatgttttaccactgaaagcaacaaaataggaatattgacctcagaggGATACAAACTGTAAAAGATGGATACTGACCAACAAGGAGAAAAACAACTTAatcacccccaccaccccccaaaGCTATTCAAGGATACTTCATCACTCTGGAGCTGGGACCCCAGCCCATGGATGAAGGGGAGACATGTGAAAAGAAGAAAATGCTGATGTGGTAAGACAGCGGGTCAAGATGCAGCAGGACCCCAACCCCAGGGAAAAAAGGGACAGTGGCCTTCAATGCAGAAATGTCACAATTCACCCACTGCATGATTATGCATGAACTTTATGCATAATCATGAGGGGCAaacagggagaagggggaggaagaGCTGACCCCACGTAGGAGGCTGATGACACAAATGtaacccctgccccctccctgcagTGAAGAAGGAGTACTGGGAGTGTCCAGGAGACTGATGAGAGGGAAACCCTGCCATGGAAAACCCTGCAACAAAGTCCAAAAACAGCCCAGAGTGGAGAGATGCTTATTCAGCCAGTACCAGGACCCAGGAAGCAAGGCTGTCCCTCGAGATGATCTCTCTGAGATCTCCAGGCAGAGACTGCTCTAGAGGTAAACAGAGGGGAATCTCCTAAAGTCGGGTGGGGCTAGCCAGTTACTTATATTAATACTTTGTGCATGTTTAAAGCCACTATAAACTTTAGTATAAACTGATGCTCAGTAGCAAGGATGTTAGAGATAtgtactgtttatctttttctaaaTGTGAAGCCTGCAAATAAAAGTCTAACCCTGTGGATAAAAAATGTTGGCATTCCTGAACTATTTGGATTGTGTGTGGGCATAGGAGGTAATAAAAATAGCCTTGCCAGCTCCAACAGGTTGGAGGAAGGAGACACGAGGGGGTACAGAAGCCAACAGGTTTCCATACCTCTTATATCATGTGTGGAGCATGTGTGGAGCAGGAAGTATCATACCAGATTGTCAGGTCATACAATAATGTGGTCAGGAAATAATTGGTCCCAGTTCATGTCAATTATAGATAGCTGAGTGACTGATGGATGTGAGGATTTCTTGGTAATGTGCCTGCCTGGTCCAATGATAGCAGACCTCATGCAGATAAGATTTTAAAGAGTGTTTTTAAAGAGAAGCTGACTTTCAAACTACATGGGTGTGCCAATGACATGGGAAGGTGCCGAAGGGAGTTTCTGAATGCTAAATTTAGATTTTTAGGTAGGAAATGCTTGCCATTCCATGCACATGACC
Protein-coding regions in this window:
- the LOC115078555 gene encoding olfactory receptor 4S2-like; translated protein: MAVRNESRVTQFILLGLSSAPELEIVFFLIFLIVYLFTITGNVLIMVTIYMNSNLHSPMYFFLSHLSFLDLCFSTVTVPKSLVNFVSQSKTISLNDCIAQLFFFHSFGGAEVITLTLMAYDRYVAICNPLRYTTIMSRRTCLYMLIPSWVGGLFHGFMQALPTFQLSFCGPNEIDHFFCELRPLSLLACTSIFFSETVSMANSGSLALGCFLVLLISYIYIISTILKIHSAEGRRKAFSTCASHLLVVTLFFGPCLYIYMRPLVTFSTDKMVSVFYTILTPLLNPIIYTLRNEEVKKAMTRLRGTKVSFPEKHIN